A genomic window from Flavobacterium johnsoniae includes:
- a CDS encoding alpha/beta hydrolase, translating into MKKVYLLILLISFSSFSQKTFDNIKSEKLGEERRITIGLPASYEANKDKKYPVLYLLDGDYLFDPFSGAVSYGNYWDDIPEMIIIGIHQNKDGERFDDTTIDQNTGLPFEKGAKFFEFIGAELIPYIEKKYRTSPFRIIAGHDLTAGFANFYLYKETSIFNAYICLSPELANKMEVRIPEKFAKIKEPIFFYLSAADGDIKKIKEPIDKLNSNIKIANNPLVNYKYEVFKGTTHYTEVLHSIPSALYQIFEVYRPINSAEYNDKIAVLQSGYAEYLENKYNAMSQVLGVQIPVRISDFKVIENIILRNNAYSELSKMAEIGNVNYPKAMLGEYELGLMYEKQGDPKHASKKYQNASQMEPIGDLNKDMMYEKIDEMNTLAKKK; encoded by the coding sequence ATGAAAAAAGTTTACCTACTAATTCTTTTAATTTCATTTTCGTCGTTCTCACAAAAAACGTTCGACAACATTAAATCAGAAAAACTGGGAGAAGAACGCAGAATTACCATCGGACTTCCCGCTTCTTATGAAGCCAATAAAGACAAAAAATATCCTGTTCTTTATTTATTAGATGGAGATTATTTATTTGATCCGTTTTCTGGAGCTGTAAGTTATGGTAATTATTGGGATGATATTCCGGAAATGATTATTATCGGAATTCATCAAAACAAAGATGGAGAACGTTTTGACGACACAACAATCGATCAAAACACTGGACTTCCTTTTGAAAAAGGAGCAAAATTTTTCGAATTTATCGGAGCAGAATTAATTCCGTACATCGAAAAAAAATACAGAACTTCTCCGTTTAGAATTATTGCAGGACATGATTTAACAGCAGGTTTTGCTAATTTTTATTTGTATAAAGAAACTTCAATTTTTAATGCCTATATCTGTTTAAGTCCAGAATTAGCAAACAAAATGGAAGTTCGTATTCCTGAAAAGTTTGCCAAAATAAAAGAGCCGATTTTCTTTTACTTATCAGCTGCCGACGGAGATATCAAAAAAATAAAAGAACCGATAGATAAATTAAACAGCAATATTAAAATCGCGAATAATCCGTTAGTAAATTATAAATACGAAGTTTTTAAAGGAACGACACATTATACAGAAGTCCTGCATTCTATTCCGAGCGCGCTTTATCAGATTTTTGAAGTTTACAGACCAATAAATTCTGCAGAATATAATGATAAAATTGCCGTTCTTCAATCTGGATATGCAGAATATTTGGAGAATAAATACAATGCAATGTCACAAGTTTTAGGAGTTCAAATTCCTGTTAGAATAAGTGATTTTAAAGTAATTGAAAATATTATTTTAAGAAATAACGCTTATAGCGAATTAAGCAAAATGGCCGAAATCGGAAATGTAAATTATCCTAAAGCCATGTTGGGAGAATATGAATTAGGTTTAATGTACGAAAAGCAAGGCGATCCGAAACATGCTTCAAAAAAATATCAAAACGCTTCGCAAATGGAACCGATTGGCGATTTGAATAAAGATATGATGTATGAGAAAATTGATGAAATGAATACGCTTGCGAAAAAAAAGTAA
- a CDS encoding type II toxin-antitoxin system RelE/ParE family toxin, producing the protein MLKKPLKIRKELFDCTDVIVFPEQFQLDEYRLDCRRIIVGNYKVLYQIRESSILIVRIFNTFQNPLKSLK; encoded by the coding sequence ATTCTAAAGAAACCCTTAAAGATTAGAAAAGAATTATTCGATTGTACAGATGTAATTGTTTTTCCTGAGCAATTTCAACTGGATGAATATAGACTCGATTGTCGAAGAATTATTGTTGGAAATTATAAAGTTTTATATCAAATTAGAGAAAGTTCTATTTTGATTGTTAGAATTTTTAATACATTTCAAAATCCATTAAAAAGTTTGAAATAA
- a CDS encoding TM2 domain-containing protein — translation MENTRREDWNNPRYDQQENKKVIAGILAIVLGSLGIHKFYLGYTKEGLIQLVLGFCGIGGVIGIIEGILYLLKTDEEFYQTYQVGYKGWF, via the coding sequence ATGGAGAATACAAGAAGAGAAGACTGGAATAATCCTCGATATGACCAGCAAGAAAATAAAAAAGTAATAGCAGGAATTTTAGCGATTGTCTTAGGTTCTTTGGGAATTCATAAATTCTATCTGGGATATACCAAAGAAGGTTTAATTCAGCTAGTTTTAGGATTTTGCGGAATTGGCGGCGTAATAGGAATTATTGAAGGCATTCTGTATCTCTTAAAAACTGACGAAGAGTTTTATCAGACTTATCAAGTTGGTTATAAAGGCTGGTTCTAA
- the radA gene encoding DNA repair protein RadA, with amino-acid sequence MSKVKTSFFCQNCGTQYAKWQGQCNACKEWNTIAEEIIQKQDKVAWKTESAPTGKAPRPLKINEIDSAQEVRMDTTDSELNRVLGGGLVPGSLTLLGGEPGIGKSTLLLQVSLKLPYKTLYVSGEESQKQIKMRAERITPNSENCYILTETKTQNIFKQIETIQPEVVIIDSIQTLHTDYIESTAGSISQIRETTAELIKFAKESNIPVILIGHITKDGNIAGPKILEHMVDTVLQFEGDRNHVYRILRSLKNRFGSTAELGIYEMLGSGLREVNNPSEILISHKDEELSGTAIATTLEGMRPLMIEIQSLVSTAVYGTPQRSTTGYNAKRLNMILAVLEKRAGFRLGAKDVFLNVTGGISVDDPAIDLAVVAAILSSNEDIPVGKGFCFAGEVGLSGEIRPVNRVDQRIQEAEKLGFDTIFVSKYNKIALKNTGIKIELVAKIEDVASILFG; translated from the coding sequence ATGTCAAAAGTTAAAACTTCCTTTTTTTGTCAGAATTGCGGAACCCAATATGCCAAATGGCAAGGGCAATGCAATGCCTGCAAAGAATGGAATACGATTGCCGAAGAAATCATTCAAAAACAGGACAAAGTAGCCTGGAAAACTGAATCTGCTCCAACTGGAAAAGCGCCAAGACCTTTAAAAATTAACGAAATTGATTCTGCACAGGAAGTCCGAATGGACACAACCGACAGCGAATTGAATCGTGTTTTAGGCGGCGGGCTTGTTCCTGGATCTTTAACGCTTTTGGGCGGTGAACCAGGCATCGGAAAAAGTACGCTTTTGCTGCAAGTTTCTTTAAAACTACCTTATAAAACTTTATATGTTTCTGGAGAAGAAAGTCAGAAACAAATTAAAATGCGCGCGGAAAGAATTACGCCAAACAGCGAAAACTGTTATATTCTAACCGAAACCAAAACGCAGAATATCTTCAAACAAATTGAAACCATTCAGCCTGAAGTTGTAATAATCGACTCGATTCAGACTTTGCATACCGATTATATTGAATCGACCGCAGGAAGTATTTCTCAAATTCGAGAAACCACTGCCGAATTAATCAAATTTGCTAAAGAAAGTAATATTCCTGTTATTTTAATCGGGCATATTACGAAAGATGGAAATATCGCGGGACCAAAAATCTTGGAACACATGGTTGATACGGTTCTTCAGTTTGAAGGCGATAGAAATCACGTGTACAGAATTTTACGTTCCTTAAAAAACCGTTTCGGATCTACTGCTGAATTGGGAATTTACGAAATGCTCGGAAGTGGTTTACGTGAAGTAAATAATCCTTCAGAAATTCTAATTTCACATAAAGACGAAGAACTTTCAGGAACTGCAATTGCAACAACTCTCGAAGGCATGCGCCCATTGATGATTGAAATTCAATCTTTGGTAAGCACAGCGGTTTACGGAACGCCTCAAAGAAGCACAACAGGTTACAATGCAAAAAGATTAAACATGATTTTAGCTGTTTTAGAAAAAAGGGCTGGTTTCCGCTTAGGCGCAAAAGACGTTTTCTTGAATGTTACTGGCGGAATTTCTGTTGATGATCCAGCAATTGATTTAGCGGTTGTTGCTGCAATTTTATCATCAAATGAAGATATTCCGGTTGGAAAAGGATTTTGTTTTGCTGGTGAAGTCGGACTTTCTGGCGAAATTCGTCCTGTTAATCGTGTAGACCAACGTATTCAAGAAGCCGAAAAATTAGGATTTGATACTATATTTGTTTCTAAATACAACAAAATTGCTTTAAAAAACACTGGAATTAAAATTGAACTTGTAGCAAAAATTGAAGATGTTGCCAGCATTCTTTTTGGTTGA
- a CDS encoding aldo/keto reductase translates to MKYTTLPNTDIKVSKICLGTMTFGQQNSEAEGHEQMDYALERGVNFFDTAEMYSVPASEATYGSTEKIIGTWFKKSGNRDKVILASKIAGPNPNFGYMREKLDFSPASIKYAVENSLKRLQTDYIDLYQMHWPERKTNNFGQRAFHGHDDVWEDNFREILETFDGLIKEGKIKHIGVSNENAWGMMRLLEESKYQNLPRIKTVQNPYSLLNRLFEVNSAEVSKYENVGLLGYSPLAFGVLTGKFLTGEPHPKARVNLFPQYKRYNSDQCTEATKLYLEIAKKHGLTLTELAMGFVLQQPFLTSAIIGATTLEQLKENIDTIDVVLSKQILAEIDAVQAIIPDPAP, encoded by the coding sequence ATGAAATACACAACATTACCCAATACCGATATAAAAGTTAGTAAAATATGCCTTGGTACAATGACTTTCGGGCAGCAAAATTCAGAAGCAGAAGGACACGAACAAATGGATTATGCTCTTGAAAGAGGCGTAAATTTCTTTGATACTGCAGAAATGTACTCAGTTCCAGCAAGTGAAGCAACTTACGGAAGCACAGAAAAAATTATCGGAACTTGGTTTAAGAAATCTGGAAATAGAGATAAAGTTATTTTGGCTTCTAAAATTGCTGGACCGAATCCGAATTTTGGATACATGCGCGAGAAACTAGATTTTTCTCCTGCAAGTATCAAATATGCAGTTGAAAACAGTTTAAAAAGACTTCAAACCGATTATATCGACTTGTATCAAATGCATTGGCCAGAAAGAAAAACCAATAATTTTGGACAGCGTGCTTTTCACGGACATGATGACGTTTGGGAAGATAATTTCAGAGAAATATTAGAAACTTTCGACGGATTAATTAAAGAAGGGAAAATCAAACACATTGGGGTTTCTAATGAAAATGCATGGGGAATGATGCGTCTTTTGGAAGAAAGCAAATATCAAAATCTTCCAAGAATCAAAACTGTTCAGAATCCGTATTCTTTATTGAACCGTTTGTTTGAAGTAAATTCTGCTGAAGTTTCAAAATATGAAAATGTTGGTTTGCTAGGATATTCGCCTTTAGCATTCGGAGTTTTAACTGGAAAATTCTTGACGGGAGAGCCTCATCCAAAAGCGAGAGTTAATCTTTTTCCGCAATACAAACGTTACAATAGCGATCAATGTACAGAAGCGACAAAATTGTATCTAGAAATCGCTAAAAAACATGGTTTAACGTTAACTGAACTGGCAATGGGATTTGTATTGCAGCAACCATTTTTGACAAGTGCAATTATTGGCGCAACGACTTTAGAACAATTAAAAGAAAACATAGATACAATTGATGTTGTTCTTTCTAAACAAATCTTAGCAGAAATTGATGCGGTTCAGGCTATAATTCCTGATCCTGCTCCTTAA
- a CDS encoding OmpA family protein, with translation MIKKASIGLLVLAFSATSCVSKKIYNDLETKYSDLKKENRSITDENDNLKKAKNQLELDRDKLTKDLASTKDDLAKQKADLAAEQKKFKVLQDSYNALEKNSNDALEKNMAKNRELLAQLEAKGKALADEQARLDKTANRLKELEDMIAAKEEAMRKLKETLSKALTGFEGKGLTVEHKNGKVYVSMENKLLFNSGSWAVGTEGKRAVVELGKVLGDNPDLSVLIEGHTDDDPYAGSGPIANNWDLSTKRATAIVAILSENPKINKQKLTAAGRSEFSPLASNATPEGKAKNRRIEIILTPRLDEIAEMLNSIN, from the coding sequence ATGATTAAAAAAGCCTCCATCGGATTGCTAGTATTAGCTTTTTCCGCAACGTCATGTGTTTCTAAGAAAATTTATAATGACTTAGAAACAAAATACTCTGATTTGAAAAAAGAAAATCGTTCTATTACAGATGAAAACGATAATTTGAAGAAAGCAAAAAATCAGTTAGAACTTGATCGCGATAAATTAACAAAAGATCTTGCAAGTACAAAAGATGATTTAGCAAAGCAAAAAGCTGATCTTGCTGCCGAGCAGAAAAAATTTAAAGTATTGCAAGATTCATATAATGCATTGGAGAAAAACAGCAACGATGCATTAGAAAAAAATATGGCTAAAAACCGTGAATTATTGGCACAGTTAGAAGCAAAAGGTAAAGCTCTTGCAGACGAACAAGCTCGTTTAGATAAAACAGCAAATCGTTTGAAAGAATTGGAAGATATGATTGCCGCTAAAGAAGAAGCAATGCGTAAACTGAAAGAAACTTTATCTAAAGCTTTAACTGGTTTTGAAGGTAAAGGTTTAACGGTTGAGCACAAAAACGGAAAAGTATATGTTTCTATGGAAAACAAATTGCTTTTCAACTCAGGAAGCTGGGCTGTTGGAACTGAAGGAAAAAGAGCAGTCGTAGAACTTGGGAAAGTTTTAGGAGATAATCCTGATCTTTCGGTTCTTATTGAAGGTCACACAGATGACGATCCGTATGCTGGTTCTGGGCCAATTGCAAACAATTGGGATTTGTCAACTAAAAGAGCAACGGCAATCGTAGCTATTTTAAGTGAAAACCCAAAAATCAACAAACAAAAACTTACAGCAGCTGGAAGAAGCGAGTTTTCTCCTTTAGCAAGCAATGCAACGCCAGAAGGAAAAGCTAAAAATCGTAGAATCGAAATCATCTTGACACCAAGGTTAGATGAGATTGCGGAGATGTTGAATAGCATAAACTAA
- a CDS encoding lysophospholipid acyltransferase family protein — translation MGLVTAKEVAKAINVEKYGVFGTFSGWILMKVLKISTLNKIYDRNKHLEDLAFLNGILDEMEIKFEIPEEDLKRLPKDGAYITISNHPLGGIDGILLLKLMLEREPNFKIIANFLLHRIVPMKKYIMPVNPFENHKDAKSSVIGIKETLRHLSDGKPLGIFPAGEVSTYKDGKLVVDKPWEEGAIKLIRKAKVPVVPIYFHAKNSKLFYWLSKIDDTLRTAKLPSELLTQKDRVIKVRIGKPISVSEQNEIESFEEYSEFLRKKTYMLANPFEKDTKLIDTASLKITKAPKKIVTPASESKLIDEVQALRDSDSRFLQSKNYEVFFASAKQIPNILHEIGRLREITFREVGEGTNESIDLDEYDQYYHHMFLWDDETKKIAGAYRMGLGSEIYPKYGIEGFYLTDLFRFEPELHDMMHKSIEMGRAFIVKEYQQKPMPLFLLWKGIIHTTLRHPEHKYLVGGVSISNQFSDFSKSLMIEFMKSNYYDPYIAQYIHPKKAYKVKLKDADKDFIFDEAESDLNKFDKIIDELEPGNLRLPVLIKKYIKQNARVVAFNVDPLFNNAIDGLMYIRIADIPESTMKPVIEEFQIELERKLSEKED, via the coding sequence ATGGGTTTAGTTACCGCGAAAGAAGTTGCAAAGGCAATAAATGTTGAAAAGTACGGAGTTTTCGGTACGTTTTCTGGCTGGATTCTTATGAAGGTTCTTAAGATCTCAACCCTTAATAAAATTTACGATCGTAATAAACATTTGGAAGACCTTGCGTTTTTGAACGGAATTTTGGACGAGATGGAAATCAAATTCGAAATCCCTGAAGAGGACTTGAAACGTTTGCCGAAAGATGGCGCCTATATTACTATTTCTAATCATCCGCTTGGTGGAATTGATGGAATTTTATTATTGAAATTGATGCTCGAAAGAGAGCCAAATTTCAAAATCATTGCGAACTTCTTGTTACACAGAATTGTTCCAATGAAAAAATACATTATGCCGGTTAATCCTTTTGAAAATCATAAAGATGCAAAATCTAGCGTAATCGGAATTAAAGAAACTTTACGCCATTTAAGCGACGGAAAACCTTTGGGAATTTTTCCTGCGGGAGAAGTTTCTACTTATAAAGACGGAAAATTAGTAGTAGACAAACCTTGGGAAGAAGGCGCAATTAAATTGATTAGAAAAGCCAAAGTTCCGGTTGTTCCGATTTATTTTCATGCCAAAAACAGTAAATTATTCTATTGGCTTTCTAAAATTGATGACACTTTAAGAACCGCAAAACTTCCTTCTGAACTTTTAACGCAGAAAGATCGTGTGATTAAAGTTCGTATCGGAAAACCAATTTCTGTATCTGAGCAAAATGAGATCGAATCTTTTGAAGAATACTCTGAATTCTTGAGAAAGAAAACTTATATGCTTGCCAATCCGTTTGAGAAAGACACCAAACTTATTGATACAGCAAGCCTTAAGATAACAAAAGCGCCTAAAAAAATAGTTACGCCTGCAAGCGAGTCAAAATTGATTGATGAAGTTCAGGCTTTGAGAGACAGTGATTCTAGATTTTTACAAAGTAAAAACTACGAGGTTTTCTTTGCAAGCGCGAAGCAGATTCCGAACATTTTACATGAAATTGGTCGTCTTCGCGAAATTACTTTCCGTGAAGTTGGCGAAGGAACAAATGAATCTATCGACTTAGACGAATACGATCAATACTATCACCATATGTTTTTATGGGATGATGAAACCAAAAAAATCGCTGGAGCTTACCGTATGGGATTAGGTTCTGAAATCTATCCAAAATACGGAATTGAAGGTTTTTATCTAACTGATCTTTTTAGATTTGAGCCCGAACTTCATGATATGATGCATAAATCTATCGAAATGGGTCGTGCTTTTATCGTGAAAGAATATCAGCAAAAACCAATGCCTTTGTTCTTATTATGGAAAGGTATTATTCATACTACTTTGCGTCATCCTGAACACAAATATTTGGTTGGAGGTGTAAGTATCAGTAATCAGTTTTCAGATTTCTCTAAATCTTTGATGATTGAGTTTATGAAATCGAATTATTACGATCCGTATATTGCGCAATATATTCACCCGAAAAAAGCGTACAAAGTAAAACTGAAAGACGCAGATAAAGACTTCATTTTCGACGAAGCAGAATCTGACTTGAATAAGTTTGATAAAATCATTGACGAATTAGAACCAGGAAATTTACGTTTACCAGTTTTAATTAAAAAATACATCAAACAAAACGCAAGAGTTGTAGCTTTCAACGTTGATCCATTATTCAACAATGCGATTGATGGTTTAATGTACATTAGAATTGCAGATATTCCAGAAAGTACAATGAAACCTGTTATTGAAGAATTTCAGATTGAATTGGAACGTAAATTATCTGAGAAAGAAGATTAA
- a CDS encoding exodeoxyribonuclease III, with product MKIISYNVNGIRAAINKGFIEWLKQASPDVICLQEIKATQDQIPVDDITVAGYPFQYYYPATKKGYSGVAILSKTKPNNIVFGTGIHHMDFEGRNLRADFDDVSVMSLYLPSGTNIERLDHKFMFMDDFQKYIDELKVTIPNLIICGDYNICHEAIDIHDPVRNKTVSGFLPAERAWLDAFMKSGFIDSFRHFNKEPHNYSWWSYRAGARGNNKGWRIDYNLVSDSLENRLKRAVILPDAMHSDHCPVLVEID from the coding sequence ATGAAAATTATTTCTTATAATGTAAACGGAATTAGAGCCGCAATAAACAAAGGTTTTATCGAATGGCTGAAACAAGCAAGTCCTGATGTAATATGTCTTCAGGAAATAAAAGCAACTCAAGATCAAATTCCAGTTGATGATATAACAGTAGCGGGTTATCCGTTTCAGTATTACTATCCTGCGACTAAAAAAGGATACAGTGGAGTAGCGATTCTTTCGAAAACAAAACCCAATAATATCGTTTTTGGAACAGGAATTCATCATATGGATTTTGAAGGAAGAAATCTTCGCGCCGATTTTGATGATGTTTCTGTTATGAGTTTATATCTTCCGTCTGGAACAAATATTGAAAGATTAGATCATAAATTTATGTTTATGGATGACTTCCAGAAATATATAGACGAATTAAAAGTCACGATTCCGAATCTTATTATTTGCGGTGATTATAATATTTGTCACGAAGCGATTGATATTCATGATCCTGTGCGCAATAAAACCGTTTCTGGATTTCTTCCTGCAGAACGCGCTTGGTTGGATGCTTTTATGAAATCAGGATTTATTGATAGTTTCCGTCATTTTAATAAAGAACCGCATAATTATTCGTGGTGGAGTTACCGCGCAGGAGCAAGAGGAAATAACAAAGGTTGGCGTATCGATTATAATTTAGTGAGCGACTCATTAGAAAACAGATTAAAAAGAGCTGTTATACTACCAGATGCTATGCATTCGGATCATTGTCCGGTTTTAGTCGAAATTGACTAA
- a CDS encoding DUF805 domain-containing protein: MLEMYKKVVLNNYANFKGRARRKEYWMFFLVNVIISVVLNNVLGLISPSLAIIGSIYSLAVLVPSIAVGVRRLHDIGKEWWFLLIPIYNIVLLATEGEKGSNQYGADPKNEFEEMSEIGKDLN, translated from the coding sequence ATGTTAGAAATGTACAAAAAAGTAGTTTTAAATAACTATGCAAATTTTAAAGGTAGAGCAAGAAGAAAAGAATATTGGATGTTTTTCTTGGTGAATGTTATTATTAGTGTTGTTCTAAATAATGTTTTGGGATTAATTTCGCCAAGTTTAGCAATTATTGGAAGCATCTATAGCTTGGCGGTTTTAGTTCCTTCAATTGCTGTTGGAGTTAGAAGGCTTCATGATATTGGTAAAGAATGGTGGTTCTTACTTATTCCAATTTATAATATTGTATTGTTAGCTACTGAAGGAGAAAAAGGTTCTAACCAATACGGAGCAGATCCAAAAAATGAATTTGAAGAAATGAGTGAGATTGGAAAAGATCTAAACTAG
- a CDS encoding transglycosylase domain-containing protein: protein MNFPKQKIYKALKILGIVLVLILVALYYFRDSLLKQAIAKVTHKMAVEYNSNFSVESASFDGLSTIHLTDVVLAPINADTLVKIKNVETSISLSNLLIGDVQIGTLKVDNGYIQLVKKGKKRNFDAFLKKDREESSSNEKRKYASFAYRIISKVLNLVPTDMDLKNFKFKIDDNGKLTSIDVNKLVLNNKQLETNLHVQAKDFDQRWNIKGFADPRNQKADIRFFNLDTGAIRVPYLDQRYNLKASFDSIRLNVQNIDKSGSELHIDGFTSIANLKINHPKIASKDVVIKNARFDYRFLLGDNFISIDSTSTMQLNKIKVRPYISYDTEKDTVYTLKVDIPKMKAQDFIVSLPDGLFTHFQGMQATGNFDYKLDFKFNKNKPNTLVFDSKLNKEDLKITKYGEADLNKLNGEFVYRAIIQNVLQRPVLVGNANPNYTPLDQISPYLRKCVLTTEDPSFFSHRGFINEAFKQSILKNIRTKKFSRGASTISMQLIKNVFLTREKTLSRKLEEILLVYILENNRIVSKERMLEVYFNIIEWGPNVYGIGEASHFYFQKNPADLNVDECLYLATIIPKPRKFMYQFNDQGNLKDYALKNQKFLKNLMFRRGLLIPEDTTGILPVYISGNARSLIKIKVPDSTAIKADSLAVDDEFDL from the coding sequence ATGAATTTTCCTAAACAAAAAATATACAAAGCACTAAAAATACTAGGAATAGTACTGGTTTTAATTTTAGTTGCACTTTATTATTTTCGTGATTCGCTTTTAAAACAGGCAATTGCAAAAGTAACTCACAAAATGGCTGTTGAATACAACAGTAATTTCTCTGTAGAATCGGCTTCTTTTGACGGTTTATCTACCATACATTTAACCGATGTCGTTTTGGCGCCAATAAATGCTGATACACTTGTCAAGATAAAAAACGTTGAAACCAGCATTAGTTTAAGCAATTTATTGATTGGAGATGTTCAAATTGGAACTCTAAAAGTTGACAATGGCTACATTCAGTTAGTTAAAAAAGGAAAAAAGCGAAATTTTGATGCTTTCTTAAAGAAAGACAGAGAAGAATCCAGTTCTAACGAAAAACGTAAATACGCTTCGTTTGCTTACCGAATCATTTCGAAAGTATTGAATTTAGTTCCAACCGATATGGATTTGAAAAACTTCAAATTCAAAATCGATGACAACGGGAAACTAACTTCTATCGACGTAAACAAATTGGTTTTAAACAATAAACAGCTAGAAACCAATCTTCATGTTCAGGCAAAAGATTTTGATCAGCGTTGGAATATCAAAGGTTTTGCAGATCCGAGAAATCAAAAAGCAGATATTCGATTTTTTAATTTAGATACTGGTGCTATTCGCGTTCCTTATCTGGATCAGCGTTACAACTTAAAAGCAAGCTTTGATTCTATTCGTTTAAATGTTCAAAACATTGATAAAAGCGGCAGTGAATTGCATATTGACGGTTTTACTTCGATTGCTAATCTTAAAATCAATCATCCAAAAATTGCAAGTAAAGATGTTGTTATAAAAAATGCCCGTTTTGATTATCGCTTTTTACTTGGAGATAATTTTATTTCGATTGACAGCACTTCTACAATGCAACTGAACAAAATTAAAGTTCGTCCTTATATTTCTTACGATACTGAAAAAGATACGGTTTATACTTTGAAAGTTGATATTCCGAAAATGAAAGCCCAAGATTTCATTGTTTCGCTACCCGACGGACTATTTACGCATTTTCAAGGCATGCAGGCGACTGGAAATTTCGATTACAAACTGGATTTCAAATTCAACAAAAACAAACCCAATACGCTTGTTTTTGATAGCAAATTAAACAAAGAAGACTTAAAAATCACCAAATATGGTGAAGCCGATTTAAATAAACTAAACGGCGAATTTGTTTATCGCGCAATTATTCAAAACGTTTTGCAAAGACCTGTTTTGGTTGGAAATGCAAATCCGAATTATACGCCTTTAGATCAGATTTCTCCATATTTAAGAAAATGTGTTTTAACGACAGAAGATCCATCATTCTTCTCACATCGCGGATTTATAAATGAAGCTTTCAAACAATCGATTCTGAAAAACATTCGAACCAAAAAATTCTCTCGCGGCGCAAGTACAATTAGCATGCAGTTGATTAAGAATGTCTTTTTAACTCGTGAAAAAACGCTTTCGCGAAAGCTGGAAGAAATTCTATTGGTTTACATCTTAGAAAACAACCGAATTGTAAGCAAAGAAAGAATGCTGGAAGTTTATTTCAACATTATAGAATGGGGACCAAACGTTTACGGAATTGGAGAAGCGAGTCATTTTTACTTCCAGAAAAATCCAGCCGATTTAAATGTTGATGAATGTTTGTATTTGGCAACGATTATTCCGAAGCCTAGAAAATTCATGTATCAGTTTAATGATCAAGGAAATTTGAAAGATTACGCTCTTAAAAATCAAAAATTCTTGAAGAATTTAATGTTTAGAAGAGGACTTTTAATTCCTGAAGATACAACTGGCATATTACCCGTTTACATTTCTGGAAATGCGCGATCTCTAATAAAAATCAAAGTTCCGGATTCAACGGCTATCAAAGCAGATTCTTTGGCTGTTGATGATGAGTTTGATTTGTAA